The Fibrobacter sp. UWB5 DNA segment GCGTCAAGCATCTTGCGCATGGCGGCGATGTGTTCCGGTGTGGTACCGCAGCAACCGCCAATCATGTTCACCAGCTTGTCGTCCAGGTACACGCCCATGAGTCGCACCATGTCTTCGGGCGTGTCATCGTAACCGCCGAACTGGTTCGGGAGACCTGCATTCGGGTGGCAGCTAATGTAGCAGGGCGCGACCTTGCCCATACGGCGCAGGTAGGGCACCATACCGTCGGCACCGAGGCCGCAGTTGAGACCGATAGAAAGCGGATGCATGTGCATCACGCTCACGGCGAATGCTTCCACCGTCTGGCCCGAAAGCGTACGGCCCGAGGCGTCGCTCACCGTCATGGAGAACATGACTTCGACGGGCTTGAGGTCCGCGGCTTTTCCGGCGGCGGTTGCGTCCGCGGCGCGTTTTTCCATCACCTTCACAAATGCGCTTGCAGCGGCCTTTGCGTTCAGCGTATCAAAAATCGTTTCAATCAGAATCGCATCGACGCCTTCTTCTACCAGCACCTGGATCTGTTCCAGGTAGGCGTCTTCCAGCTCGTCGAACGTAATGCTACGGCTTGCGGGGTCATTCACGTCTTCGCTCATGGAGAGCATCTTGCTCGTGGGGCCCACGTCGCCCATAATGTACACCTGGCGGCCATACTTTTCCATGGCCTCTGCCGCGGCCTGCTTCGCGATTTTAACGGCGGCGCGGTTCATTTCGGCAATGCGGTGTTCCTGGTGGTATTCATGCTGGCTCACGCGCTGGCTTGAGAAAGTATTCGTCGTCAAACAGTCCACGCCCGCATCCACGTAACGGCGCTGGATATCGAGAATGATATCCGGCTTTTCGATGGAGAGCATGTCGTTGTTCGCGCCCTTGATGCCGTAAGTCTGAATGACAGAACCCATGCCGCCATCGAGCAGCATCATCTTGCTTTCAAAAGCTTCGCGTAAAGTCATTTTCTTGTCCATGGCACGAACCGCCGTATTTTACGTTTTATGCATTTATTTAGTTTTATGCATAAATATAGAAAAGTTTTTATTTAGTCTGCATATCAGCATTGCGAATAATAGGGAATCCGCCGCCACCTTCGTCTTTTTCATAATCGAAATCGCCTTCGACAATAATGGCATCGCCTTCGGCCGGGTATTGTTCTGGGTACTTGCGGGGTTTCGCAAGTTCAAAGGCGAGTCCTTGCGAACAGCAGGCGAGTGCATCAGCAATGACGCAGCCGTAAAAGCGGCGGTCGATTTGGTCGTCGTAGTAGCTCGAAAATACGCCGCCCATCCGGATGCGTTTTCCCTGGAACTTGGCGGGTTCTGTTACCATGCGGTTGACCAGGGCGAATACGACGGTGCCGCTCATTTTAGTCAAGTCAAAATGAAGGGTCTTGATCTGGCCTGGTTTTTGCGCGAAGCTGGGTAATGCAAGCGCAAATAAAACGAGGAATAAGAATATTCTGGACATTAAACTCTTTTATCGCGAATCAGGCTGATAAGGCAAATGATTCCGAACACCATGATGTCCATGGCCACGATGGTCGAACCCACAGGCGTCCCTGCCAAAATGGCAATCAAGATTCCGGTAAGCGAGCACAAGACCGAGATAATGCCTGCGGCAACGGTTACCGAGAAAAAGCTCTTGAAAAGACGCATGGCCGAAAGGGCCGGAAATACGACCAAGGCAGACACCAGCAAGGCGCCCACCAGGTTCATGGCGAGAACAATGATGACGGCGATAATCACGGCAACGAGGATGTTGTAAAGCATCACGCGCACGCCTGTCGCCTGGGCGAAATTTTCGTCAAAGGTGATTGCAAAAATTTTATGGTAGAAAATAACGAATACGGTAAGAACAGCAATGGAAAGTGCCACGCAAAGGTAGACTTCTTCTACCTTGAGCGTGAGAATCGATGTAGAGCCGAAAAGCGTGGTGCACACGTCGCCCGAAATATTTGCCGACGTAGAGAAAATATTCATGAGCAAGTAACCGATAGCGAGCGCTCCCACCGATACCATGGCGATGGCGGCATCGCCCTTGACTTTTGCCTTTTTGCCCGAGCACAAAAGCAGTACGGCGACTGCGATGGTAATCGGGAGAATAATCAGCATGTTGTTGGTTACCTTGAGGACGGCTGCAATCGAAAGCGCGCCGAAGGCCACGTGAGAAAGGCCGTCGCCAATATAGGAATAGCGCTTGAGCACAAGGGTGACGCCCAGGAGCGACGAACACAGCGAAACGAGAACGCCCACGATAATCGCATAGCGCACAAACGGGAAATCCAGGTAGAAGAAGAGCTTGTCAAGTAATTCAGGCATGGGACTATCCTCTCCTATCTTCGATGGGATCGAAATCCAGAATGCGGCTGGATTCTCTGTGGGCGGCTTCGAGATCGTGCGTCACCATGATGATGGTCATGCCACTCTTGTGCAAGTCGCTAATGATTCGGTACATGGATTCTGTTGATTCCGGATCGAGGCCGGTGACGGGTTCGTCGAGCAACAGCAAACGTTCGGCGGCGCAGAGGGCCCGGGCCAAAAGCACGCGTTGCCTTTGGCCCCCCGAAAGTTCGCGGAAGCAGGCCTTGCGCAAACTTTCGGTCCGCGTAAGCGCCATGCACTCCATGGCGCGTTCCCGGTGGGCCCTCTTGTAAAACGGCAAGAGTCCTTTTTTACCCTGGAACGCCGAGAGCACGATTTCTTCGACCGACGCCGGAAAATCTTTCTGCACGTTCGTGATTTGCGGCAAGTAGCCAATCTGGTTTCGTGTAAGGCCGTCGCACAATTCGATACTTCCACTCTTGGGCGAAAGCAGCCCCGAAATGCCGCGCAAAAGCGTGGTCTTTCCGGAACCGTTGCGACCCACGATGCAAAGGTATTCTCCTGCATTAATATCGTAGTCGAAATCGCTCACGATATCTTTGTTCCCGTACCCAAGTGTCAATTGACGGCACTTAATCAAAACCATAGTGAACCTACTTCAAAGCCTTTTTGATCACTTCAAGATTTTCGCGCATAATGTCGAGGTAGTTTGCGGAATCCATCTGCGAAGTCTTGATGGACTGCATCGAATTAAGCGTAAGCACCTCGGCGGTCTTGGACTTTTTGCTTGCGGCAAGTACGGCCTGTGCGATCTTGCCGTTGCCACCGTCGATCGTGAAGATGGCGGGCAGCGCTAACGAATCCATTTTGTTGGCGAGGAAGGCGACCGTCTCGAAACTTGCCTCGCTTTCGGCGGAACAGCCAACAAACGCGGCATAATACTTAATGCCATAATCGTCCACCAGATAACGAAACGGGAACCTGTCGCCGAACAGGACTGTCTTGTGGGTGACGCTATCCATCGCGGCGCGGTATTGGGCATCCAGGGCGCTGATCTTTGCGATGTAAAGGCCTGCGTTCATGTGGTATTCCATGGCGTGAGCCGTATCTGCTTTTGAAATGGCGTCTGCGAGGGCCATCACCAGGATTTCGGCATTCTTCAGCGAGAGCCAGACGTGTTCATCGTTTTCGATTTCTTCGGCGTGAGCTTCGTGCTCGTGATGATCTTCGTGAGCCTCATGTTCATCGGCATGCTCATGGTGTTCATGTTCCTCTTCGGCTTGCATGCCTTCGACGATTTCTTCGGCCTTGACGCGGTCACCCAAAGCCTCGAGCAAGTTCACCTGCACGCGCTTTTCGTTGGGCGTTGCCTCAAGGGCCTTGTGAATCCATTCGTCCGATTCGCCGCCGACGTACACGATCATGTCGGCCTTGGCGATTGTGGCGATGTCGGCTGCCGAGGGCTTGTAACTGTGCAAGTCCATGCCGTTCTTGATCAGGAGCGTCAGGTCCAGGGAATCGGCCTGGTTGCCCAGGATTTCCTTGAGCCAGGCGTACTGCGGGTAAATGGTGGCGACAACGGAAATCTTTTTGCTGTTGCTTGCCGCCTGTTCCGGATTCTTCTTTTCGGAATCCGAGTTGCACGCTATAAAGAGTGTAAGTAGCGCAAAAATAGATGCAATGAATGCAATCTTCTTCATTAAAAGTCCTTCGCCGTTTTGGCGTGAAATTGAATGTGTGAATAAGTCCGGTGTTTATCGGAACACATCAATTCAGCAGCAGGACTTTTTTGGAAACAAGTGTTGCGGGCTGCGAGATCGCGGCCTTGAAACAAATTAATTTGAAATAGAAAAATCGTAACGCAAGTTCAAACGGCGCCACCACCAGTTCCATGCAAACCGAAATCAGTTCCAGGCAACGGTGAATATGGTGGCACACGTGGCAATGTTCGCCGTGGCAATGGTGTTCCATGTGCTTGGCCACGTAAAGCGAAGCCAAGACCACAAGCAGCTTGTTGAACAGGGCGTTAACCATGACGCCTCCGCGAACAGCCGG contains these protein-coding regions:
- a CDS encoding metal ABC transporter ATP-binding protein, whose amino-acid sequence is MVLIKCRQLTLGYGNKDIVSDFDYDINAGEYLCIVGRNGSGKTTLLRGISGLLSPKSGSIELCDGLTRNQIGYLPQITNVQKDFPASVEEIVLSAFQGKKGLLPFYKRAHRERAMECMALTRTESLRKACFRELSGGQRQRVLLARALCAAERLLLLDEPVTGLDPESTESMYRIISDLHKSGMTIIMVTHDLEAAHRESSRILDFDPIEDRRG
- a CDS encoding metal ABC transporter permease, whose product is MPELLDKLFFYLDFPFVRYAIIVGVLVSLCSSLLGVTLVLKRYSYIGDGLSHVAFGALSIAAVLKVTNNMLIILPITIAVAVLLLCSGKKAKVKGDAAIAMVSVGALAIGYLLMNIFSTSANISGDVCTTLFGSTSILTLKVEEVYLCVALSIAVLTVFVIFYHKIFAITFDENFAQATGVRVMLYNILVAVIIAVIIVLAMNLVGALLVSALVVFPALSAMRLFKSFFSVTVAAGIISVLCSLTGILIAILAGTPVGSTIVAMDIMVFGIICLISLIRDKRV
- a CDS encoding metal ABC transporter substrate-binding protein; the encoded protein is MKKIAFIASIFALLTLFIACNSDSEKKNPEQAASNSKKISVVATIYPQYAWLKEILGNQADSLDLTLLIKNGMDLHSYKPSAADIATIAKADMIVYVGGESDEWIHKALEATPNEKRVQVNLLEALGDRVKAEEIVEGMQAEEEHEHHEHADEHEAHEDHHEHEAHAEEIENDEHVWLSLKNAEILVMALADAISKADTAHAMEYHMNAGLYIAKISALDAQYRAAMDSVTHKTVLFGDRFPFRYLVDDYGIKYYAAFVGCSAESEASFETVAFLANKMDSLALPAIFTIDGGNGKIAQAVLAASKKSKTAEVLTLNSMQSIKTSQMDSANYLDIMRENLEVIKKALK